The following proteins are encoded in a genomic region of Cygnus olor isolate bCygOlo1 chromosome 23, bCygOlo1.pri.v2, whole genome shotgun sequence:
- the PHACTR4 gene encoding phosphatase and actin regulator 4 isoform X2, producing the protein MKLLRCRLRLCDWHRLSGCMNYVGYRPEPPATEQCRETRWRQKKCWSAEEVDHPPSDAGMGVDVLESGDTTPPTKRKSKFSSFGKIFKPWKWRKKKSSDKFKETSEVLERKISMRKPREELVKRGVLLEDPEQDGEEPEKLNPPALKNGHTVPIGGPGAGNPASQEEEAPESSSLRKPVPAEEPKKRQGSSSSQPGPESEPPQEPHVPRQPLLPPKRPPSTSQEANEVQAKDPAPASSAAKTAPTTTAPVAAKTVSATAAPSPAPRTLPPALAGANTTAPVSTTSAAPAKQPPVPPPKPVNRNSNSVIAELSQAMNSGTGLSKPSPPLPPKRGLLPSTTSEAALASKPPSDRTVTASRPVLIPMHVAPAYPPPSPSPPLPTHVPPEPPRVPLPTSTPVLDPPRSLDLPKEPPPPPEDFRPPEAAKRTAEQGFGEPHALPRLPQVPLHIRIQQALASPLPVTPPADGSHRAHSLLFENDAFGEDSGTLGRTRSLPVTIEMLKVPDDEEEEDEDQEEEQPPGPRVYIGDVPSVTVIPKLVPQVLPEEQEGDEGMSDSDSEGPILYKDDEDEEEDESHNSTLANKVKRKDTLAMKLGNATAVQEEKFVFPRKSKEEWNQIRNQIGSTLTRRLSQRPTAEELEQRNILQPKNEADRQAEKREIKRRLTRKLSQRPTVAELQARKILRFNEYVEVTDAQDYDRRADKPWTKLTPADKAAIRKELNEFKSCEMEVHEESKQFTRYHRP; encoded by the exons TATCGGCCTGAGCCTCCAGCTACCGAGCAGTGCCGTGAGACCCGCTGGAGGCAGAAGAAATGTTGGAGTG CTGAAGAGGTGGATCACCCCCCGAGCGATGCCGGCATGGGGGTAGATGTTCTGGAATCGGGCGACACCACGCCTCCCaccaagagaaaaagcaagttcTCGAGCTTCGGCAAGATCTTCAAGCCCTGgaagtggaggaaaaagaaaagcagtgataAATTTAAGGAGACTTCGGAAG TTTTAGAACGAAAGATTTCTATGCGAAAGCCAAGAGAGGAGCTGGTAAAAAGAGGGGTTCTGTTGGAAGACCCTGAGCAGG ATGGTGAGGAACCAGAGAAGCTGAACCCGCCGGCACTGAAGAATGGCCACACGGTCCCCATCGGTGGTCCCGGGGCCGGTAACCCGGCCAGCCAGGAGGAAGAGGCCCCAGAGTCATCCAGCCTTAGAAAGCCCGTTCCAGCTGAGGAACCAAAGAAAAGACAAG GCTCGTCCAGCAGCCAACCTGGTCCCGAATCGGAGCCACCGCAGGAGCCCCACGTTCCCAGGCAgcctcttcttcctccaaaaAGACCTCCCTCCACGTCCCAGGAGGCAAACGAGGTGCAAGCAAAGGATCCTGCACCTGCCAGCAGCGCTGCAAAAACCGCACCCACCACCACAGCCCCTGTCGCAGCGAAGACAGTCAGTGCCAcagctgccccctccccagcccccaggacTCTGCCCCCTGCTCTTGCCGGTGCCAACACTACTGCTCCCGTGAGCACAACCAGCGCAGCTCCTGCCAAGCAGCCTCCCGTCCCGCCGCCCAAGCCTGTCAACAGAAACAGCAACTCGGTGATAG CTGAACTTTCTCAAGCGATGAACAGCGGAACGGGCTTGTCCAagccttcccctcctctcccaccgAAGAGAGGCCTCCTGCCTAGCACCACGTCAGAGGCAGCTCTCGCTTCCAAGCCCCCGAGCGACAGGACGGTGACGGCAAGCCGCCCCGTGCTGATACCCATGCACGTGGCCCCCGCGTACCCGCCGCCCTCGCCATCGCCGCCGCTGCCCACGCACGTACCGCCGGAGCCTCCCCGCGTGCCCTTGCCCACCTCCACCCCCGTCCTGGACCCGCCGCGCTCCCTGGACCTGCCCAAAGAGCCCCCCCCTCCTCCTGAGGACTTCAGGCCCCCCGAGGCGGCGAAGAGGACGGCGGAGCAAGGCTTCGGCGAGCCTCACGCGCTGCCGCGGCTGCCCCAGGTCCCGCTGCACATCCGGATCCAGCAGGCGCTGGCCAGCCCCCTGCCCGTCACGCCGCCTGCCGACGGCTCGCACAGAGCCCACTCGCTGCTCTTTGAGAACGACGCCTTCGGGGAGGACAGCGGCACGCTGGGCAGGACGAGGTCCCTGCCGGTCACCATCGAGATGCTGAAAGT TCCAGAcgatgaggaagaggaagatgaagaccAGGAAGAAGAGCAGCCTCCGGGCCCTCGTGTGTATATTGGAGATGTGCCGTCTGTAACGGTCATCCCAAAGCTGGTACCCCAGGTCCtgccagaggagcaggagggagacGAAGGGATGAGCGACTCTGACTCGGAGGGGCCCATCCTGTACAAAGATGACgaggatgaggaagaagatgaaagcCATAACA GCACGCTGGCTAACAAAGTGAAGAGGAAAGACACGCTAGCCATGAAGCTGGGGAACGCAACCGCGgtgcaggaagaaaagtttGTCTTTCCTCGGAAGAGCAAGGAGGAGTGGAACCAAATTCGGAACCAGATCGGGTCGACACTGACCAG aCGACTGAGTCAGAGACCGACAGCAGAAGAACTGGAGCAGAGGAACATACTTCAAC CGAAAAATGAAGCTGACCGTCAAGCCGAGAAGCGAGAGATCAAACGCAGGCTCACCAGAAAG CTTAGCCAAAGGCCTacagtggcagagctgcaggccaGGAAGATCCTGAGGTTTAACGAATATGTGGAAGTGACAGATGCTCAAGACTACGACCGGCGAGCAGATAAGCCGTGGACAAAGCTTACACCGGCTGACAAG GCTGCCATCCGGAAGGAGCTAAACGAGTTTAAGAGCTGTGAAATGGAAGTCCACGAGGAGAGCAAACAGTTCACACG GTACCATCGACCATAA
- the PHACTR4 gene encoding phosphatase and actin regulator 4 isoform X4 has product MEENTAEEVDHPPSDAGMGVDVLESGDTTPPTKRKSKFSSFGKIFKPWKWRKKKSSDKFKETSEVLERKISMRKPREELVKRGVLLEDPEQDGEEPEKLNPPALKNGHTVPIGGPGAGNPASQEEEAPESSSLRKPVPAEEPKKRQGSSSSQPGPESEPPQEPHVPRQPLLPPKRPPSTSQEANEVQAKDPAPASSAAKTAPTTTAPVAAKTVSATAAPSPAPRTLPPALAGANTTAPVSTTSAAPAKQPPVPPPKPVNRNSNSVIAELSQAMNSGTGLSKPSPPLPPKRGLLPSTTSEAALASKPPSDRTVTASRPVLIPMHVAPAYPPPSPSPPLPTHVPPEPPRVPLPTSTPVLDPPRSLDLPKEPPPPPEDFRPPEAAKRTAEQGFGEPHALPRLPQVPLHIRIQQALASPLPVTPPADGSHRAHSLLFENDAFGEDSGTLGRTRSLPVTIEMLKVPDDEEEEDEDQEEEQPPGPRVYIGDVPSVTVIPKLVPQVLPEEQEGDEGMSDSDSEGPILYKDDEDEEEDESHNSTLANKVKRKDTLAMKLGNATAVQEEKFVFPRKSKEEWNQIRNQIGSTLTRRLSQRPTAEELEQRNILQPKNEADRQAEKREIKRRLTRKLSQRPTVAELQARKILRFNEYVEVTDAQDYDRRADKPWTKLTPADKAAIRKELNEFKSCEMEVHEESKQFTRYHRP; this is encoded by the exons CTGAAGAGGTGGATCACCCCCCGAGCGATGCCGGCATGGGGGTAGATGTTCTGGAATCGGGCGACACCACGCCTCCCaccaagagaaaaagcaagttcTCGAGCTTCGGCAAGATCTTCAAGCCCTGgaagtggaggaaaaagaaaagcagtgataAATTTAAGGAGACTTCGGAAG TTTTAGAACGAAAGATTTCTATGCGAAAGCCAAGAGAGGAGCTGGTAAAAAGAGGGGTTCTGTTGGAAGACCCTGAGCAGG ATGGTGAGGAACCAGAGAAGCTGAACCCGCCGGCACTGAAGAATGGCCACACGGTCCCCATCGGTGGTCCCGGGGCCGGTAACCCGGCCAGCCAGGAGGAAGAGGCCCCAGAGTCATCCAGCCTTAGAAAGCCCGTTCCAGCTGAGGAACCAAAGAAAAGACAAG GCTCGTCCAGCAGCCAACCTGGTCCCGAATCGGAGCCACCGCAGGAGCCCCACGTTCCCAGGCAgcctcttcttcctccaaaaAGACCTCCCTCCACGTCCCAGGAGGCAAACGAGGTGCAAGCAAAGGATCCTGCACCTGCCAGCAGCGCTGCAAAAACCGCACCCACCACCACAGCCCCTGTCGCAGCGAAGACAGTCAGTGCCAcagctgccccctccccagcccccaggacTCTGCCCCCTGCTCTTGCCGGTGCCAACACTACTGCTCCCGTGAGCACAACCAGCGCAGCTCCTGCCAAGCAGCCTCCCGTCCCGCCGCCCAAGCCTGTCAACAGAAACAGCAACTCGGTGATAG CTGAACTTTCTCAAGCGATGAACAGCGGAACGGGCTTGTCCAagccttcccctcctctcccaccgAAGAGAGGCCTCCTGCCTAGCACCACGTCAGAGGCAGCTCTCGCTTCCAAGCCCCCGAGCGACAGGACGGTGACGGCAAGCCGCCCCGTGCTGATACCCATGCACGTGGCCCCCGCGTACCCGCCGCCCTCGCCATCGCCGCCGCTGCCCACGCACGTACCGCCGGAGCCTCCCCGCGTGCCCTTGCCCACCTCCACCCCCGTCCTGGACCCGCCGCGCTCCCTGGACCTGCCCAAAGAGCCCCCCCCTCCTCCTGAGGACTTCAGGCCCCCCGAGGCGGCGAAGAGGACGGCGGAGCAAGGCTTCGGCGAGCCTCACGCGCTGCCGCGGCTGCCCCAGGTCCCGCTGCACATCCGGATCCAGCAGGCGCTGGCCAGCCCCCTGCCCGTCACGCCGCCTGCCGACGGCTCGCACAGAGCCCACTCGCTGCTCTTTGAGAACGACGCCTTCGGGGAGGACAGCGGCACGCTGGGCAGGACGAGGTCCCTGCCGGTCACCATCGAGATGCTGAAAGT TCCAGAcgatgaggaagaggaagatgaagaccAGGAAGAAGAGCAGCCTCCGGGCCCTCGTGTGTATATTGGAGATGTGCCGTCTGTAACGGTCATCCCAAAGCTGGTACCCCAGGTCCtgccagaggagcaggagggagacGAAGGGATGAGCGACTCTGACTCGGAGGGGCCCATCCTGTACAAAGATGACgaggatgaggaagaagatgaaagcCATAACA GCACGCTGGCTAACAAAGTGAAGAGGAAAGACACGCTAGCCATGAAGCTGGGGAACGCAACCGCGgtgcaggaagaaaagtttGTCTTTCCTCGGAAGAGCAAGGAGGAGTGGAACCAAATTCGGAACCAGATCGGGTCGACACTGACCAG aCGACTGAGTCAGAGACCGACAGCAGAAGAACTGGAGCAGAGGAACATACTTCAAC CGAAAAATGAAGCTGACCGTCAAGCCGAGAAGCGAGAGATCAAACGCAGGCTCACCAGAAAG CTTAGCCAAAGGCCTacagtggcagagctgcaggccaGGAAGATCCTGAGGTTTAACGAATATGTGGAAGTGACAGATGCTCAAGACTACGACCGGCGAGCAGATAAGCCGTGGACAAAGCTTACACCGGCTGACAAG GCTGCCATCCGGAAGGAGCTAAACGAGTTTAAGAGCTGTGAAATGGAAGTCCACGAGGAGAGCAAACAGTTCACACG GTACCATCGACCATAA
- the PHACTR4 gene encoding phosphatase and actin regulator 4 isoform X3: MGQPHFSRPVSPAAFAEEVDHPPSDAGMGVDVLESGDTTPPTKRKSKFSSFGKIFKPWKWRKKKSSDKFKETSEVLERKISMRKPREELVKRGVLLEDPEQDGEEPEKLNPPALKNGHTVPIGGPGAGNPASQEEEAPESSSLRKPVPAEEPKKRQGSSSSQPGPESEPPQEPHVPRQPLLPPKRPPSTSQEANEVQAKDPAPASSAAKTAPTTTAPVAAKTVSATAAPSPAPRTLPPALAGANTTAPVSTTSAAPAKQPPVPPPKPVNRNSNSVIAELSQAMNSGTGLSKPSPPLPPKRGLLPSTTSEAALASKPPSDRTVTASRPVLIPMHVAPAYPPPSPSPPLPTHVPPEPPRVPLPTSTPVLDPPRSLDLPKEPPPPPEDFRPPEAAKRTAEQGFGEPHALPRLPQVPLHIRIQQALASPLPVTPPADGSHRAHSLLFENDAFGEDSGTLGRTRSLPVTIEMLKVPDDEEEEDEDQEEEQPPGPRVYIGDVPSVTVIPKLVPQVLPEEQEGDEGMSDSDSEGPILYKDDEDEEEDESHNSTLANKVKRKDTLAMKLGNATAVQEEKFVFPRKSKEEWNQIRNQIGSTLTRRLSQRPTAEELEQRNILQPKNEADRQAEKREIKRRLTRKLSQRPTVAELQARKILRFNEYVEVTDAQDYDRRADKPWTKLTPADKAAIRKELNEFKSCEMEVHEESKQFTRYHRP, encoded by the exons ATGGGGCAGCCGCACTTCTCCAGACCGGTCAGTCCGGCTGCTTTCG CTGAAGAGGTGGATCACCCCCCGAGCGATGCCGGCATGGGGGTAGATGTTCTGGAATCGGGCGACACCACGCCTCCCaccaagagaaaaagcaagttcTCGAGCTTCGGCAAGATCTTCAAGCCCTGgaagtggaggaaaaagaaaagcagtgataAATTTAAGGAGACTTCGGAAG TTTTAGAACGAAAGATTTCTATGCGAAAGCCAAGAGAGGAGCTGGTAAAAAGAGGGGTTCTGTTGGAAGACCCTGAGCAGG ATGGTGAGGAACCAGAGAAGCTGAACCCGCCGGCACTGAAGAATGGCCACACGGTCCCCATCGGTGGTCCCGGGGCCGGTAACCCGGCCAGCCAGGAGGAAGAGGCCCCAGAGTCATCCAGCCTTAGAAAGCCCGTTCCAGCTGAGGAACCAAAGAAAAGACAAG GCTCGTCCAGCAGCCAACCTGGTCCCGAATCGGAGCCACCGCAGGAGCCCCACGTTCCCAGGCAgcctcttcttcctccaaaaAGACCTCCCTCCACGTCCCAGGAGGCAAACGAGGTGCAAGCAAAGGATCCTGCACCTGCCAGCAGCGCTGCAAAAACCGCACCCACCACCACAGCCCCTGTCGCAGCGAAGACAGTCAGTGCCAcagctgccccctccccagcccccaggacTCTGCCCCCTGCTCTTGCCGGTGCCAACACTACTGCTCCCGTGAGCACAACCAGCGCAGCTCCTGCCAAGCAGCCTCCCGTCCCGCCGCCCAAGCCTGTCAACAGAAACAGCAACTCGGTGATAG CTGAACTTTCTCAAGCGATGAACAGCGGAACGGGCTTGTCCAagccttcccctcctctcccaccgAAGAGAGGCCTCCTGCCTAGCACCACGTCAGAGGCAGCTCTCGCTTCCAAGCCCCCGAGCGACAGGACGGTGACGGCAAGCCGCCCCGTGCTGATACCCATGCACGTGGCCCCCGCGTACCCGCCGCCCTCGCCATCGCCGCCGCTGCCCACGCACGTACCGCCGGAGCCTCCCCGCGTGCCCTTGCCCACCTCCACCCCCGTCCTGGACCCGCCGCGCTCCCTGGACCTGCCCAAAGAGCCCCCCCCTCCTCCTGAGGACTTCAGGCCCCCCGAGGCGGCGAAGAGGACGGCGGAGCAAGGCTTCGGCGAGCCTCACGCGCTGCCGCGGCTGCCCCAGGTCCCGCTGCACATCCGGATCCAGCAGGCGCTGGCCAGCCCCCTGCCCGTCACGCCGCCTGCCGACGGCTCGCACAGAGCCCACTCGCTGCTCTTTGAGAACGACGCCTTCGGGGAGGACAGCGGCACGCTGGGCAGGACGAGGTCCCTGCCGGTCACCATCGAGATGCTGAAAGT TCCAGAcgatgaggaagaggaagatgaagaccAGGAAGAAGAGCAGCCTCCGGGCCCTCGTGTGTATATTGGAGATGTGCCGTCTGTAACGGTCATCCCAAAGCTGGTACCCCAGGTCCtgccagaggagcaggagggagacGAAGGGATGAGCGACTCTGACTCGGAGGGGCCCATCCTGTACAAAGATGACgaggatgaggaagaagatgaaagcCATAACA GCACGCTGGCTAACAAAGTGAAGAGGAAAGACACGCTAGCCATGAAGCTGGGGAACGCAACCGCGgtgcaggaagaaaagtttGTCTTTCCTCGGAAGAGCAAGGAGGAGTGGAACCAAATTCGGAACCAGATCGGGTCGACACTGACCAG aCGACTGAGTCAGAGACCGACAGCAGAAGAACTGGAGCAGAGGAACATACTTCAAC CGAAAAATGAAGCTGACCGTCAAGCCGAGAAGCGAGAGATCAAACGCAGGCTCACCAGAAAG CTTAGCCAAAGGCCTacagtggcagagctgcaggccaGGAAGATCCTGAGGTTTAACGAATATGTGGAAGTGACAGATGCTCAAGACTACGACCGGCGAGCAGATAAGCCGTGGACAAAGCTTACACCGGCTGACAAG GCTGCCATCCGGAAGGAGCTAAACGAGTTTAAGAGCTGTGAAATGGAAGTCCACGAGGAGAGCAAACAGTTCACACG GTACCATCGACCATAA
- the PHACTR4 gene encoding phosphatase and actin regulator 4 isoform X1 — MGVDVLESGDTTPPTKRKSKFSSFGKIFKPWKWRKKKSSDKFKETSEVLERKISMRKPREELVKRGVLLEDPEQDGEEPEKLNPPALKNGHTVPIGGPGAGNPASQEEEAPESSSLRKPVPAEEPKKRQGSSSSQPGPESEPPQEPHVPRQPLLPPKRPPSTSQEANEVQAKDPAPASSAAKTAPTTTAPVAAKTVSATAAPSPAPRTLPPALAGANTTAPVSTTSAAPAKQPPVPPPKPVNRNSNSVIAELSQAMNSGTGLSKPSPPLPPKRGLLPSTTSEAALASKPPSDRTVTASRPVLIPMHVAPAYPPPSPSPPLPTHVPPEPPRVPLPTSTPVLDPPRSLDLPKEPPPPPEDFRPPEAAKRTAEQGFGEPHALPRLPQVPLHIRIQQALASPLPVTPPADGSHRAHSLLFENDAFGEDSGTLGRTRSLPVTIEMLKVPDDEEEEDEDQEEEQPPGPRVYIGDVPSVTVIPKLVPQVLPEEQEGDEGMSDSDSEGPILYKDDEDEEEDESHNSTLANKVKRKDTLAMKLGNATAVQEEKFVFPRKSKEEWNQIRNQIGSTLTRRLSQRPTAEELEQRNILQPKNEADRQAEKREIKRRLTRKLSQRPTVAELQARKILRFNEYVEVTDAQDYDRRADKPWTKLTPADKAAIRKELNEFKSCEMEVHEESKQFTRYHRP, encoded by the exons ATGGGGGTAGATGTTCTGGAATCGGGCGACACCACGCCTCCCaccaagagaaaaagcaagttcTCGAGCTTCGGCAAGATCTTCAAGCCCTGgaagtggaggaaaaagaaaagcagtgataAATTTAAGGAGACTTCGGAAG TTTTAGAACGAAAGATTTCTATGCGAAAGCCAAGAGAGGAGCTGGTAAAAAGAGGGGTTCTGTTGGAAGACCCTGAGCAGG ATGGTGAGGAACCAGAGAAGCTGAACCCGCCGGCACTGAAGAATGGCCACACGGTCCCCATCGGTGGTCCCGGGGCCGGTAACCCGGCCAGCCAGGAGGAAGAGGCCCCAGAGTCATCCAGCCTTAGAAAGCCCGTTCCAGCTGAGGAACCAAAGAAAAGACAAG GCTCGTCCAGCAGCCAACCTGGTCCCGAATCGGAGCCACCGCAGGAGCCCCACGTTCCCAGGCAgcctcttcttcctccaaaaAGACCTCCCTCCACGTCCCAGGAGGCAAACGAGGTGCAAGCAAAGGATCCTGCACCTGCCAGCAGCGCTGCAAAAACCGCACCCACCACCACAGCCCCTGTCGCAGCGAAGACAGTCAGTGCCAcagctgccccctccccagcccccaggacTCTGCCCCCTGCTCTTGCCGGTGCCAACACTACTGCTCCCGTGAGCACAACCAGCGCAGCTCCTGCCAAGCAGCCTCCCGTCCCGCCGCCCAAGCCTGTCAACAGAAACAGCAACTCGGTGATAG CTGAACTTTCTCAAGCGATGAACAGCGGAACGGGCTTGTCCAagccttcccctcctctcccaccgAAGAGAGGCCTCCTGCCTAGCACCACGTCAGAGGCAGCTCTCGCTTCCAAGCCCCCGAGCGACAGGACGGTGACGGCAAGCCGCCCCGTGCTGATACCCATGCACGTGGCCCCCGCGTACCCGCCGCCCTCGCCATCGCCGCCGCTGCCCACGCACGTACCGCCGGAGCCTCCCCGCGTGCCCTTGCCCACCTCCACCCCCGTCCTGGACCCGCCGCGCTCCCTGGACCTGCCCAAAGAGCCCCCCCCTCCTCCTGAGGACTTCAGGCCCCCCGAGGCGGCGAAGAGGACGGCGGAGCAAGGCTTCGGCGAGCCTCACGCGCTGCCGCGGCTGCCCCAGGTCCCGCTGCACATCCGGATCCAGCAGGCGCTGGCCAGCCCCCTGCCCGTCACGCCGCCTGCCGACGGCTCGCACAGAGCCCACTCGCTGCTCTTTGAGAACGACGCCTTCGGGGAGGACAGCGGCACGCTGGGCAGGACGAGGTCCCTGCCGGTCACCATCGAGATGCTGAAAGT TCCAGAcgatgaggaagaggaagatgaagaccAGGAAGAAGAGCAGCCTCCGGGCCCTCGTGTGTATATTGGAGATGTGCCGTCTGTAACGGTCATCCCAAAGCTGGTACCCCAGGTCCtgccagaggagcaggagggagacGAAGGGATGAGCGACTCTGACTCGGAGGGGCCCATCCTGTACAAAGATGACgaggatgaggaagaagatgaaagcCATAACA GCACGCTGGCTAACAAAGTGAAGAGGAAAGACACGCTAGCCATGAAGCTGGGGAACGCAACCGCGgtgcaggaagaaaagtttGTCTTTCCTCGGAAGAGCAAGGAGGAGTGGAACCAAATTCGGAACCAGATCGGGTCGACACTGACCAG aCGACTGAGTCAGAGACCGACAGCAGAAGAACTGGAGCAGAGGAACATACTTCAAC CGAAAAATGAAGCTGACCGTCAAGCCGAGAAGCGAGAGATCAAACGCAGGCTCACCAGAAAG CTTAGCCAAAGGCCTacagtggcagagctgcaggccaGGAAGATCCTGAGGTTTAACGAATATGTGGAAGTGACAGATGCTCAAGACTACGACCGGCGAGCAGATAAGCCGTGGACAAAGCTTACACCGGCTGACAAG GCTGCCATCCGGAAGGAGCTAAACGAGTTTAAGAGCTGTGAAATGGAAGTCCACGAGGAGAGCAAACAGTTCACACG GTACCATCGACCATAA